The following proteins are co-located in the Anoplopoma fimbria isolate UVic2021 breed Golden Eagle Sablefish chromosome 18, Afim_UVic_2022, whole genome shotgun sequence genome:
- the lratd1 gene encoding protein LRATD1 produces MGNQLDRITHLNYSELPTGDPSGLEKDELRVGVAYFFSDEEEEVDDRTPSDCGFTKDHSPAEEGPFSVSEVEYSAFCSQECIFSKLRENEDLNVYSAKTLLTMCKPGDLLELVATAQPPHWAIYEQDEQVIHLHKGEIRKDSLLEISSGRHGRIVNNRYRYRPLPPDLVVQNAVGHLGLSSEEICWTNAESFAAWCRFGKREFKAGGEAHSAAQQQQQYFLKVHLSGSGVHTLVFRSLEDMIRERRRVDASGILKELSLVNGGKE; encoded by the coding sequence ATGGGAAATCAACTGGATCGGATCACCCACCTCAACTACAGCGAGCTGCCCACGGGGGATCCGTCCGGGCTGGAGAAGGACGAGCTACGGGTCGGCGTCGCCTACTTCTTCTctgacgaagaggaggaggtggacgaCCGCACTCCGTCCGACTGCGGCTTCACCAAGGACCACAGCCCGGCCGAGGAGGGACCCTTCTCGGTCAGCGAGGTGGAGTACTCAGCCTTCTGCTCCCAGGAATGCATATTCTCCAAGCTGCGGGAGAACGAGGACTTGAACGTGTACTCGGCCAAAACTTTGCTGACTATGTGCAAACCAGGGGACCTTCTGGAGCTGGTGGCCACAGCGCAACCCCCCCACTGGGCCATCTACGAGCAGGACGAGCAGGTCATCCATCTGCACAAGGGCGAGATCCGCAAGGACAGCCTGCTGGAGATCAGCAGCGGTCGCCACGGGAGGATAGTCAAcaaccggtaccggtaccgacCGCTTCCCCCTGACCTAGTGGTGCAGAACGCGGTGGGACACCTGGGCCTGAGCAGCGAGGAGATATGCTGGACCAACGCGGAAAGTTTCGCAGCGTGGTGCCGCTTTGGGAAACGGGAGTTCAAAGCCGGCGGAGAGGCGCACTCGGCggcgcagcagcagcagcagtatttcCTCAAGGTGCATCTGTCCGGCAGCGGGGTGCACACGCTGGTGTTCCGCAGCCTGGAGGACATGATCCGGGAGAGGAGGCGAGTGGACGCCAGTGGGATTCTCAAAGAGCTGTCTTTGGTGAACGGGGGCAAGGAGTGA